A window of Cryptomeria japonica chromosome 3, Sugi_1.0, whole genome shotgun sequence contains these coding sequences:
- the LOC131066006 gene encoding MACPF domain-containing protein At4g24290 isoform X1 — MGHVIPESHRVAVQAVEALGRGFDFSSDFRLKFCKGKAGNRLIYIDENRKQDIVIPGGPLIPGVSADIKCAKGERTRFKSDVLEFNQMSELFNQRSSLEGKIPSGRFNSMYAFSGSWLQDATETKHLAFDGYYISLYNLHLTRTPIILREEIKSAVPSSWEPEAIARFIEKFGTHIIVGVEIGGQDVVFVRQSPSSTITPAELKRHLEKLGDQLFSDDYSLMPFHPKRENKEKIPEVFRNILQPTNPMHLGSFSSASSKDGLTIISSKRGGVVSLRNHCDWLHSVQDHPDAILFSLVPITSLLQGVTGSGFLSHAINLYLRYKPSIDDLQYFLEFQVPRQWAPVYSDLPLGPARKRVSYPSMRFSFMGPKLYVNTAQVSVGRRPIIGLRLYLEGKKCNRLAIHLQHLSSLPRVLQPCWDENVFLEPSRWQGSDEKDIQYFVPVQWKNYSHVCTVPIKYDPDWVRGQGGVFVVTGAQLQVRGGWSKRVLHLKLFFTRLPNYSIQKSVWGQPPAVSQRSRFLSTLSSTFSLSTPPPKPVPVVLNSGVYPNGPPVPVQSQKLLKYVDTTEISKGPQDTPGHWLVTAAKLDIDRGKISLQVKFSLLNYCN, encoded by the exons ATGGGGCATGTAATTCCAGAATCACATAGGGTTGCAGTCCAAGCAGTAGAGGCTCTTGGACGAGGGTTTGATTTCAGTAGTGATTTCAGGCTTAAATTTTGCAAGGGCAAAGCAGGAAATCGTTTGATTTACATAGATGAGAAtcggaagcaagatattgtgatacCTGGAGGCCCTTTAATACCTGGTGTTTCGGCTGATATAAAGTGTGCCAAGGGAGAAAGAACGAGATTCAAATCTGATGTTTTGGAATTTAATCAG ATGTCTGAGCTATTCAATCAGAGATCCTCTTTAGAAGGGAAGATACCATCTGGTAGATTCAATTCTATGTATGCTTTCAGTGGATCCTGGTTGCAGGATGCTACAGAGACCAAACATCTAGCTTTTGATGGCTACTATATTAGTCTATACAATCTGCACCTTACAAGAACACCCATTATTCTCAGAGAGGAAATCAAGAGTGCCGTTCCTTCCAGTTGGGAGCCTGAAGCCATTGCCAG GTTTATCGAAAAATTTGGAACACACATCATTGTCGGGGTGGAAATTGGAGGACAGGATGTGGTGTTTGTAAGGCAAAGTCCTTCCTCCACCATAACACCTGCTGAACTAAAGAGACACTTGGAAAAACTTGGAGATCAATTGTTTTCAGATGATTACAGTCTAATGCCGTTCCATccaaaaagagaaaacaaagagaaG ATTCCAGAAGTTTTCAGGAACATTTTACAACCTACAAATCCTATGCATCTAGGTAGCTTTTCTTCGGCATCTAGCAAAGAT GGGTTAACAATCATTTCCTCAAAAAGAGGTGGAGTTGTATCCTTACGCAATCACTGTGACTGGCTTCATAGTGTACAGGACCATCCAGATGCAATACTTTTCTCACTAGTTCCAATTACATCGCTTTTGCAAGGTGTTACTGGCAGCGGCTTTTTGAGTCATGCAATCAACCTATATCTTCGCT aCAAACCTTCCATTGATGATTTACAGTATTTCTTGGAGTTTCAAGTTCCTCGGCAATGGGCTCCAGTTTACAGTGACCTACCACTTGGACCTGCAAGGAAAAGAGTTTCATATCCGTCAATGCGATTTTCCTTTATGGGCCCAAAACTTTACGTTAACACAGCTCAG GTTTCTGTTGGTAGAAGACCTATAATCGGGTTACGGTTATATCTTGAGGGTAAAAAGTGTAACCGGTTGGCCATCCATCTCCAGCATCTCTCTAGTCTTCCTCGGGTTCTTCAACCATGTTGGGATGAGAATGTCTTCCTTGAACCGTCAAGGTGGCAAGGGTCAGATGAGAAGGATATCCAATATTTTGTACCCGTCCAATGGAAGAACTACTCACATGTATGCACAGTTCCTATCAAATATGATCCTGATTGGGTTCGAGGACAAGGTGGTGTTTTTGTAGTGACTGGTGCACAACTTCAAGTCAGAGGTGGTTGGTCTAAACGTGTCTTACATCTGAAGCTGTTTTTCACTCGATTGCCAAATTACAGCATTCAGAAGTCTGTTTGGGGTCAGCCACCAGCAGTTTCACAGCGCTCAAGATTTTTATCCACACTTAGCTCTACTTTTTCATTATCAACACCACCACCAAAGCCGGTCCCAGTTGTGCTAAACTCAGGCGTATATCCCAATGGTCCACCAGTACCTGTGCAGTCTCAGAAGCTCCTAAAATATGTAGACACTACTGAAATCAGCAAGGGACCTCAAGATACTCCTGGTCATTGGTTGGTGACTGCAGCTAAACTGGATATTGATAGAGGCAAAATATCATTGCAGGTCAAATTCTCTCTTCTCAATTACTGTAACTAG
- the LOC131066006 gene encoding MACPF domain-containing protein At4g24290 isoform X2, with the protein MNIKEDRMQMSELFNQRSSLEGKIPSGRFNSMYAFSGSWLQDATETKHLAFDGYYISLYNLHLTRTPIILREEIKSAVPSSWEPEAIARFIEKFGTHIIVGVEIGGQDVVFVRQSPSSTITPAELKRHLEKLGDQLFSDDYSLMPFHPKRENKEKIPEVFRNILQPTNPMHLGSFSSASSKDGLTIISSKRGGVVSLRNHCDWLHSVQDHPDAILFSLVPITSLLQGVTGSGFLSHAINLYLRYKPSIDDLQYFLEFQVPRQWAPVYSDLPLGPARKRVSYPSMRFSFMGPKLYVNTAQVSVGRRPIIGLRLYLEGKKCNRLAIHLQHLSSLPRVLQPCWDENVFLEPSRWQGSDEKDIQYFVPVQWKNYSHVCTVPIKYDPDWVRGQGGVFVVTGAQLQVRGGWSKRVLHLKLFFTRLPNYSIQKSVWGQPPAVSQRSRFLSTLSSTFSLSTPPPKPVPVVLNSGVYPNGPPVPVQSQKLLKYVDTTEISKGPQDTPGHWLVTAAKLDIDRGKISLQVKFSLLNYCN; encoded by the exons ATGTCTGAGCTATTCAATCAGAGATCCTCTTTAGAAGGGAAGATACCATCTGGTAGATTCAATTCTATGTATGCTTTCAGTGGATCCTGGTTGCAGGATGCTACAGAGACCAAACATCTAGCTTTTGATGGCTACTATATTAGTCTATACAATCTGCACCTTACAAGAACACCCATTATTCTCAGAGAGGAAATCAAGAGTGCCGTTCCTTCCAGTTGGGAGCCTGAAGCCATTGCCAG GTTTATCGAAAAATTTGGAACACACATCATTGTCGGGGTGGAAATTGGAGGACAGGATGTGGTGTTTGTAAGGCAAAGTCCTTCCTCCACCATAACACCTGCTGAACTAAAGAGACACTTGGAAAAACTTGGAGATCAATTGTTTTCAGATGATTACAGTCTAATGCCGTTCCATccaaaaagagaaaacaaagagaaG ATTCCAGAAGTTTTCAGGAACATTTTACAACCTACAAATCCTATGCATCTAGGTAGCTTTTCTTCGGCATCTAGCAAAGAT GGGTTAACAATCATTTCCTCAAAAAGAGGTGGAGTTGTATCCTTACGCAATCACTGTGACTGGCTTCATAGTGTACAGGACCATCCAGATGCAATACTTTTCTCACTAGTTCCAATTACATCGCTTTTGCAAGGTGTTACTGGCAGCGGCTTTTTGAGTCATGCAATCAACCTATATCTTCGCT aCAAACCTTCCATTGATGATTTACAGTATTTCTTGGAGTTTCAAGTTCCTCGGCAATGGGCTCCAGTTTACAGTGACCTACCACTTGGACCTGCAAGGAAAAGAGTTTCATATCCGTCAATGCGATTTTCCTTTATGGGCCCAAAACTTTACGTTAACACAGCTCAG GTTTCTGTTGGTAGAAGACCTATAATCGGGTTACGGTTATATCTTGAGGGTAAAAAGTGTAACCGGTTGGCCATCCATCTCCAGCATCTCTCTAGTCTTCCTCGGGTTCTTCAACCATGTTGGGATGAGAATGTCTTCCTTGAACCGTCAAGGTGGCAAGGGTCAGATGAGAAGGATATCCAATATTTTGTACCCGTCCAATGGAAGAACTACTCACATGTATGCACAGTTCCTATCAAATATGATCCTGATTGGGTTCGAGGACAAGGTGGTGTTTTTGTAGTGACTGGTGCACAACTTCAAGTCAGAGGTGGTTGGTCTAAACGTGTCTTACATCTGAAGCTGTTTTTCACTCGATTGCCAAATTACAGCATTCAGAAGTCTGTTTGGGGTCAGCCACCAGCAGTTTCACAGCGCTCAAGATTTTTATCCACACTTAGCTCTACTTTTTCATTATCAACACCACCACCAAAGCCGGTCCCAGTTGTGCTAAACTCAGGCGTATATCCCAATGGTCCACCAGTACCTGTGCAGTCTCAGAAGCTCCTAAAATATGTAGACACTACTGAAATCAGCAAGGGACCTCAAGATACTCCTGGTCATTGGTTGGTGACTGCAGCTAAACTGGATATTGATAGAGGCAAAATATCATTGCAGGTCAAATTCTCTCTTCTCAATTACTGTAACTAG